A window of Solea solea chromosome 18, fSolSol10.1, whole genome shotgun sequence contains these coding sequences:
- the mtfr1l gene encoding mitochondrial fission regulator 1-like: MDTETEVIPIWQNKPHGSTRSVVRRIGSTLPLKPPQRACFQELPGIPSLRPMDGPIVPTLADIAWIAADEEETYARVRSDTRPLKHEWRPTPLLVLHRNSSVPNFRREGKRMEGLRKPGVTALNRTTALQDELSRLRAQIAKIVSNDTGSNPLTPDLLSPDDTSMTFSMAPFETAPYQPAAAAAASFVISDVTEEEEEELEDEKDVVSVVSELAPDPLPPVSMTASATFDLDRPSMDFREAEEDTVSLSKSTSFADVMDILKDMNRMKMSKDRYNRGCTSLREEDSASLISEALRKKFVLKEEDTAAVNWK, from the exons ATGGACACTGAAACT GAAGTAATTCCCATCTGGCAGAATAAGCCTCACGGATCCACACGTAGTGTTGTGAGAAGAATAGGATCTACTCTCCCACTCAAACCTCCACAAAGGGCATGTTTTCAG GAACTACCAGGTATACCTTCTCTGCGACCAATGGATGGGCCCATTGTTCCTACCTTGGCAGATATAGCCTGGATTGCTGCAGATGAAGAGGAAACGTATGCCAGAGTGCG GAGTGACACACGTCCTCTGAAGCACGAATGGCGGCCCACGCCCCTGCTGGTGCTCCACAGGAACTCATCCGTGCCCAATTTCCGCCGTGAAGGCAAAAGGATGGAGGGCCTAAGGAAGCCTGGCGTCACGGCACTGAATCGCACAACGGCCCTGCAGGACGAGCTCAGCAGACTCCGTGCACAGATTGCCAAGATTGTGTCAAATGACACTG GCTCCAACCCACTGACACCTGATCTCCTTTCCCCCGATGACACAAGCATGACTTTCTCCATGGCGCCTTTTGAGACGGCACCCTACCAGCcggctgccgctgctgctgcttcctttgtcatcagtgacgtcacggaggaggaggaagaggagctggaggatgAGAAAGATGTTGTTTCTGTGGTGTCAGAGCTGGCCCCTGACCCTCTGCCGCCTGTTTCAATGACGGCATCGGCAACATTTGACCTGGACAGGCCCAGCATGGACTTCCGGGAAGCGGAGGAGGATACAGTGTCACTGTCCAAGTCCACCAGCTTTGCTGATGTTATGGACATCCTGAAGGACATGAACCGCATGAAGATGAGCAAAGACAG ATACAACAGAGGCTGCACGTCCCTGAGAGAAGAGGACTCGGCCTCTCTTATTTCGGAGGCTTTGAggaaaaagtttgttttgaagGAAGAAGATACTGCCGCTGTGAATTGGAAGTAG